A stretch of the Papaver somniferum cultivar HN1 chromosome 6, ASM357369v1, whole genome shotgun sequence genome encodes the following:
- the LOC113287660 gene encoding formin-like protein 13, producing MYSERKMNMKDSRPLMSTMFSGINSKTPTSIRKITGLFEAKTNSAVSKNQKEVKGHTADKSCGWASNFLSMVELRRKILSFRDIIDLPPCDTRGPIKELLMGTVADLHNLYPKIVPGIDMSEMDETSVHEVFYQFYNALKSVGDSWEKNHKWLNKFKCEKTGNMDDLSLEQFVDTVLAKLDYMIKIAKEIFDVMDEEDQKSEGSPRYSMFGDALSKSFDSKTSSCLSPVTPTSVLPDMIESTINNGKFADYTYSPPLLFPLRLQAVGKLKTVDVTRLSPKMAPSVSTRSSTTINVMKKTVREEKPKIREAKRNFEGFQVRTPSKEPEVSNDNNGKLKIQKSIPNEMKSKRVDGIINNETSKLTVPPVGRPTRTVEKEPTPRLVHTRREPKLLSQAPQPPSRIPSPKATVAPVKASAAPVPLSSPPYAVPSIAAVARPPPKLETKVSAVSPPPPPMNEVEASAAPPPHPSMLESNALVPVLPPMSKTNVSPPTPPPPPPMWISDSSASSPIPMSKINVSPAPPTWNSNASVPPTPPSPPPPPMLKLSESPAPPPPPPPMLKVNEFPAPPPPPPEWTLTASALPLPPQSMLQTKGSVPPPPPPPMLQAKGSAPPPPPPPMLQANGSAPPPPPLMLLAKGSAPPPPPPPMLQAKGSAPPPPPMLQANGGAPPPPPLLGVSKALRPKKANTKLKRSTNMGNLYRLLKGKVEGSSLDGKLSNGKKNIGSSGGSKQSMADALAEMTKRSAYFQQIEEDVEKHAKTINEMKAALSSFQTKDMSELLKFHQYIELHLEDLTDESQVLARFEGFPTKKLETLRTASALYSKLNSIVTQLETWKIEAPLDKLLDRVECYFNKIKTEVDALERTKDDEAKRFQSHNIHFDFNILVRIKETMVDVSSGCMELALKERRQAKAEENEGAGSKAEIKLKACAKMLWRAFQLAFRVYTFAGGQDDRAEKLTRELAHEIETDPEHQ from the exons ATGTATAGCGAAAGAAAGATGAATATGAAGGATTCACGACCCCTGATGTCAACCATGTTTTCTGGAATCAACAGCAAAACCCCAACGTCCATCCGAAAGATCACAGGTTTATTCGAG GCAAAAACAAATTCTGCTGTGTCAAAGAATCAAAAGGAGGTAAAGGGTCACACTGCAGATAAATCATGTGGATGGGCGAGCAATTTTCTTTCAATGGTGGAATTGAGGAGGAAGATACTAAGCTTTAGAGATATTATAGACCTTCCTCCCTGTGATACGCGAGGTCCAATTAAAGAG TTGTTGATGGGAACTGTCGCAGATCTTCACAACCTGTACCCAAAAATTGTGCCCGGCATTGACATGTCAGAAATGGATGAAACATCTGTACACGAG GTGTTCTACCAATTTTACAATGCTCTAAAATCTGTTGGAGATTCATGGGAGAAAAATCACAAGTGGTTGAACAAATTCAAATGTGAAAAAACAGGCAACATGGACGACCTTAGTTTGGAGCAATTTG TTGATACAGTGTTGGCAAAACTTGACTACATGATTAAGATAGCAAAAGAAATATTCGATGTAATGGATGAAGAAGATCAGAAAAGTGAAGGGAGTCCACGGTATTCCATGTTTGGAGATGCATTAAGTAAATCTTTTGACAGTAAAACATCATCTTGTCTCTCTCCGGTGACCCCTACTTCAGTCCTTCCGGATATGATCGAGAGTACTATAAATAACGGGAAATTTGCAGACTACACATATTCTCCCCCTCTTCTATTTCCTCTCAGGCTGCAGGCTGTAGGTAAGTTGAAAACTGTCGATGTCACACGTCTCTCCCCCAAAATGGCCCCCAGTGTGTCAACTAGAAGTTCCACGACTATCAATGTAATGAAAAAGACCGTGCGTGAAGAGAAGCCAAAGATACGAGAAGCAAAAAGAAATTTTGAAGGATTTCAAGTAAGAACTCCCAGTAAGGAACCCGAAGTTTCAAACGATAATAATGGCAAACTGAAGATACAGAAGTCCATACCTAATGAGATGAAAAGCAAGAGAGTTGATGGAATCATCAATAATGAAACATCTAAACTCACCGTGCCACCAGTTGGACGACCTACACGCACAGTGGAAAAAGAACCCACCCCCCGGCTTGTTCACACAAGAAGAGAACCAAAACTGCTATCCCAAGCACCTCAGCCACCATCACGAATCCCGTCACCGAAAGCAACTGTTGCACCAGTAAAAGCATCTGCAGCACCAGTTCCTCTTTCATCACCACCATATGCTGTGCCATCAATTGCTGCAGTAGCACGGCCACCACCCAAGTTAGAAACGAAGGTATCTGCAGtttcacctccaccaccacccatGAATGAAGTGGAGGCCTCTGCTGCGCCACCTCCACACCCATCTATGTTGGAGTCAAATGCTTTGGTACCAGTCTTACCACCCATGTCAAAAACTAATGTATCTCCACctacacctccaccaccaccaccgatgtGGATTTCAGATTCTTCTGCATCCTCACCAATACCCATGTCAAAAATAAATGTGTCTCCAGCACCACCTACGTGGAACTCAAATGCTTCagtaccaccaacaccaccatccCCACCACCGCCACCCATGTTAAAACTAAGTGAATCTCCAGCACCgcctccaccaccgccaccgaTGTTAAAAGTAAATGAATTTCCAGCaccgcctccaccaccacctGAGTGGACATTAACAGCTTCTGCACTACCACTACCACCACAATCCATGCTCCAGACGAAAGGATCAgtgccgccgccgccgccaccacccaTGCTCCAAGCAAAAGGATCagcgccgccgccaccaccaccacccatgcTCCAAGCAAACGGATCagcgccgccaccaccaccactcatGCTCCTAGCAAAAGGATCagcgccgccaccaccaccaccacccatgcTCCAAGCAAAAGGATcagcgccaccaccaccaccaatgttACAGGCAAACGGAGGTgctccaccacctcctcctctacTAGGTGTTTCAAAAGCTCTTCGTCCCAAGAAAGCAAATACGAAACTGAAGAGATCAACAAACATGGGTAATCTCTACAGGCTTCTTAAAGGAAAGGTAGAGGGGTCTAGTTTAGATGGTAAATTATCAAATGGGAAAAAGAATATTGGGAGCTCTGGAGGTAGCAAACAGAGCATGGCTGATGCACTAGCAGAAATGACAAAAAG ATCTGCTTACTTccagcaaatagaggaagatgtagAAAAGCATGCTAAAACAATCAATGAAATGAAAGCTGCACTCAGTTCATTCCAAACGAAGGACATGTCCGAACTGCTAAAATTTCACCAGTACATAGAACTTCATCTCGAAGACTTAACAGATGAAAGTCAG GTATTGGCAAGGTTTGAAGGTTTCCCCACAAAGAAGCTCGAAACTTTGAGGACAGCTTCAGCACTTTACTCGAAGCTGAACTCAATTGTTACTCAACTTGAGACCTGGAAGATAGAGGCTCCTCTTGACAAGCTATTGGATAGGGTTGAGTGCTACTTCAACAAG ATCAAGACAGAGGTTGATGCACTGGAACGGACCAAAGACGATGAAGCTAAACGATTTCAGAGTCACAATATCCATTTTGACTTCAACATACTAGTAAGAATCAAAGAAACGATGGTGGATGTCTCTTCTGGATGCATGGAACTGGCACTAAAG GAAAGAAGACAGGCAAAGGCAGAAGAAAATGAGGGAGCTGGATCTAAAGCTGAAATAAAACTGAAAGCATGTGCTAAGATGCTTTGGCGGGCTTTTCAGCTGGCATTCCGAGTTTATACTTTTGCAGGTGGACAAGATGATCGTGCCGAGAAGTTGACAAGAGAACTGGCTCATGAAATAGAAACTGATCCTGAGCACCAGTAA